A genome region from Geminicoccus roseus DSM 18922 includes the following:
- a CDS encoding GntR family transcriptional regulator, which yields MTSDGIGPAWLLRHRPDAPEPDESTLGQQVYLGLEERILTGQLLPGAKVSLRKLATSLETSMQPVREAVGRLVAASALEMTPNRSIRVPPVDRGVIDEIWAMRLLLEGEAAARFAARHTLAETRELFAPTRTMRTLRFGVDLVPTMQGLMEWNFRLLRGSGSPILIGMVHGLLLRYAPFLAHALTVPTPYDEAFLQFTLHIQDELVLAIEAGDVAAARHLRCADLRSFQRFLYSRVGWQPGVGDDVPAA from the coding sequence ATGACATCCGATGGCATCGGCCCGGCCTGGCTGCTGCGGCATCGTCCAGATGCGCCCGAGCCCGACGAGAGTACGTTAGGTCAACAGGTCTATCTCGGCCTGGAAGAGCGGATCCTCACAGGCCAGCTCTTGCCGGGCGCCAAGGTCAGCCTGCGCAAGCTCGCGACCTCCCTTGAGACGAGCATGCAGCCGGTCCGCGAGGCGGTCGGACGGCTGGTGGCTGCCTCTGCCCTGGAAATGACGCCCAACCGGTCGATCCGGGTGCCCCCGGTCGACCGGGGGGTGATCGACGAGATCTGGGCCATGCGGCTGCTCCTGGAGGGAGAAGCGGCGGCCCGCTTCGCGGCCCGTCATACCCTGGCGGAAACCCGAGAACTGTTCGCACCCACCCGCACCATGCGCACCTTACGGTTCGGCGTCGATCTGGTGCCGACCATGCAGGGGCTGATGGAGTGGAACTTCCGCCTCCTGCGCGGCTCAGGCTCGCCCATTCTGATCGGCATGGTCCATGGCCTGCTCTTGCGGTACGCCCCGTTCCTCGCGCATGCGCTGACGGTGCCGACGCCCTATGACGAGGCCTTCCTGCAGTTCACCCTGCATATCCAGGACGAACTCGTGCTGGCGATCGAGGCGGGGGATGTCGCGGCGGCGCGTCACCTGCGCTGCGCCGACCTCCGGTCCTTTCAGCGGTTCCTGTACAGCCGGGTTGGCTGGCAGCCGGGAGTGGGAGACGACGTTCCGGCGGCCTGA
- a CDS encoding acyl-CoA synthetase, whose translation MTAVSPRGGITPVSTTVANLAHFLTRSRRRLGDEVALVWGEARWTWNELGARVDAIAAALRDDYGVEKGDRILVQSQNCNQMFEAMFACFRLGAVWVPANFRQTPEEIAFLAQASGAKGLICNASFPQHAATCQQSCPQLRFTISIGAADFASDHDTLVARHLGAVVPDTVVDRDDPCWFFFTSGTTGRPKAAVLTHGQMAFVIANHLCDLMPGTGKDDASLVVAPLSHGAGIHQLVQVAAGAKTVLLPGERFDVDMAWSLVEKWRISNMFTVPTILKMLVEHPAVDRHDHSSLRYVIYAGAPMYRADQKKALAKLGPVLVQYFGLGEVTGNITVLPPSEHHEEDIPAARVGTCGFERTGMRVSIQGDDGTELPPGSTGEICVAGPAVFAGYYDNPEANAKAFRNGWFRTGDLGHLDESGFLYITGRASDMFISGGSNVYPREIEEKILIHPEISEVAVLGVPDPVWGEVGIAVCVRTAEGTVSDADLAAFLEGKFARYKMPKRFIFLDEMPKSAYGKITKKLIRETLQERRLLDPDKAA comes from the coding sequence AGGGGCGGCATCACGCCCGTCTCGACCACCGTCGCCAACCTTGCCCATTTCCTGACCCGTTCGCGCCGCCGCCTTGGGGACGAGGTGGCGCTAGTCTGGGGCGAGGCCCGCTGGACCTGGAATGAACTGGGGGCGCGGGTCGACGCGATCGCGGCCGCGCTCCGCGACGACTATGGCGTCGAGAAGGGTGACCGGATCCTGGTGCAGTCGCAGAACTGCAACCAGATGTTCGAGGCGATGTTCGCCTGCTTTCGCTTGGGCGCGGTGTGGGTTCCGGCCAATTTTCGCCAGACCCCGGAAGAGATCGCCTTTCTCGCTCAGGCGAGTGGCGCCAAGGGACTGATCTGCAATGCGTCGTTTCCGCAGCACGCCGCGACATGCCAGCAATCCTGCCCGCAGCTCCGCTTCACGATCTCGATCGGAGCAGCCGATTTCGCCAGCGACCATGACACGCTGGTAGCGCGCCATCTGGGCGCGGTCGTTCCGGACACGGTGGTCGACCGGGATGATCCGTGCTGGTTCTTTTTCACCTCCGGCACGACCGGACGGCCCAAGGCGGCTGTCCTTACCCATGGCCAGATGGCCTTTGTCATCGCCAATCATCTATGCGACCTGATGCCTGGAACGGGCAAGGACGATGCCTCCTTGGTGGTTGCCCCGCTGTCGCATGGCGCAGGCATCCACCAGCTGGTGCAGGTGGCGGCAGGGGCCAAGACGGTTCTGCTGCCGGGCGAGCGCTTCGACGTCGACATGGCCTGGTCGCTCGTCGAGAAGTGGCGGATCTCCAACATGTTCACGGTACCGACCATCCTGAAGATGCTCGTCGAGCATCCAGCGGTCGACCGTCATGACCACTCCTCCCTGCGCTACGTGATCTATGCCGGCGCCCCGATGTACCGCGCGGACCAGAAGAAGGCGCTGGCCAAGCTCGGGCCTGTTCTCGTGCAGTATTTCGGGCTGGGCGAAGTGACCGGCAACATCACCGTCCTGCCTCCGAGCGAGCACCACGAAGAGGACATTCCGGCCGCCCGTGTCGGCACCTGCGGATTCGAGCGAACCGGCATGCGCGTGTCGATCCAGGGCGATGACGGCACCGAACTGCCGCCAGGGAGCACTGGCGAGATCTGCGTCGCTGGTCCGGCCGTGTTCGCCGGCTACTACGACAATCCGGAAGCCAATGCGAAAGCGTTCCGCAACGGCTGGTTTCGAACCGGCGATCTAGGCCATCTCGATGAGAGCGGCTTTCTCTATATCACCGGCCGCGCCTCTGACATGTTCATCTCCGGAGGATCCAACGTTTATCCCCGCGAGATCGAGGAGAAGATCCTGATCCATCCCGAGATCAGCGAGGTCGCGGTACTAGGCGTCCCAGACCCCGTCTGGGGCGAGGTCGGAATCGCCGTCTGTGTCCGCACGGCTGAGGGCACCGTGTCGGATGCCGATCTGGCGGCGTTTCTTGAAGGCAAGTTTGCTCGCTACAAGATGCCCAAGCGCTTCATCTTCTTGGACGAGATGCCGAAGTCCGCCTACGGCAAGATCACCAAGAAGCTGATTCGGGAGACGCTGCAGGAGCGCAGGCTGCTCGATCCGGACAAGGCGGCGTGA
- a CDS encoding PCC domain-containing protein: MGHLLPLDTEVAESVQVTGIGLIEGAFTAVHDPETNFTLFTPDRLEKPTVLGHREGLGLAVTIRPNEDVCLALEAICAGHGVDRARIHGIGSLNGARFEDGGVVDSYATELLVREGLVVKTPQGHRARIDIAIVDMDGAISEGVLVRGQNPVCVTAEFVIEPSD; the protein is encoded by the coding sequence ATGGGCCATCTCTTGCCGCTCGACACGGAGGTCGCCGAATCGGTCCAGGTCACGGGGATCGGCCTGATCGAGGGGGCGTTCACGGCGGTTCATGATCCCGAGACCAACTTCACCCTGTTCACGCCCGATCGTCTCGAGAAGCCCACCGTACTCGGCCACCGCGAAGGCCTTGGCCTTGCAGTGACGATCCGGCCCAACGAAGACGTCTGCCTGGCCCTTGAGGCGATCTGCGCCGGCCATGGCGTCGATCGAGCTCGCATCCATGGGATCGGCAGCCTGAACGGCGCCCGCTTCGAGGATGGCGGCGTTGTGGATTCCTACGCCACCGAACTGCTTGTCCGGGAGGGGCTGGTCGTGAAGACACCCCAAGGACATCGTGCCCGGATCGACATCGCAATTGTCGACATGGATGGCGCGATCTCGGAAGGGGTGCTGGTGCGCGGACAGAACCCGGTCTGCGTCACCGCCGAATTCGTGATCGAACCGTCCGACTGA
- a CDS encoding ABC transporter permease, with protein sequence MIGSPSMPTMALIDERALGERSRFWRRISRWPGWPGVARALGFFAIAMIYVPMLWLAIMSFAESPLSGMPYPLTLGNYGALVEDERWIPPLQTSLVMSLLVALVCMVIATMVGRAITRMRRPGGVLLLTLLPLFVPGLTMGAALFIFLRTMLGLTMGLWSIFLAQLIWALPFALLLVLVIASRFDLRLLEAAEDLGAPPWRRFWDIEMPLLRPGVFGAGVFGFLLSFNELLRSLFLRGVETTMPIYNWAMAASQQSQVPIIFSLATIILVVTLPVMGLFFWFLFVKLDRS encoded by the coding sequence ATGATCGGCTCTCCGTCCATGCCGACGATGGCGCTGATCGACGAGCGGGCGCTGGGCGAGCGCAGCCGGTTCTGGCGCCGGATCAGCCGCTGGCCGGGTTGGCCGGGGGTCGCAAGGGCGCTTGGCTTCTTCGCGATCGCGATGATCTACGTGCCGATGCTCTGGCTGGCGATCATGTCGTTTGCCGAGAGCCCCCTTTCCGGGATGCCCTATCCGCTGACTCTCGGCAATTACGGCGCCCTGGTGGAGGACGAGCGGTGGATTCCGCCCCTGCAGACCAGCTTGGTGATGAGCCTGCTGGTGGCGCTCGTCTGCATGGTGATCGCCACCATGGTCGGCCGGGCGATCACGCGGATGCGACGGCCGGGTGGCGTCCTGCTGCTCACCCTGCTCCCGCTGTTCGTGCCGGGACTGACCATGGGGGCGGCGCTGTTCATCTTCCTGCGCACCATGCTCGGCCTGACCATGGGGCTGTGGTCGATATTCCTGGCGCAGCTGATCTGGGCGCTGCCGTTCGCCCTCCTGCTGGTCCTGGTGATCGCGAGCCGCTTCGATCTGCGGCTCCTGGAGGCGGCGGAGGATCTGGGCGCGCCACCCTGGCGGCGCTTTTGGGACATTGAGATGCCGCTCCTGCGGCCGGGCGTGTTCGGTGCCGGCGTGTTCGGCTTCCTCCTCTCGTTCAATGAACTGCTGCGTTCGCTGTTCCTGCGCGGCGTCGAGACGACCATGCCGATCTACAACTGGGCGATGGCCGCCTCGCAGCAGTCGCAGGTCCCGATCATCTTCTCGCTGGCGACCATCATCCTGGTGGTCACGCTGCCGGTGATGGGCCTGTTCTTCTGGTTCCTGTTCGTCAAGCTCGACCGCAGCTGA
- a CDS encoding SDR family NAD(P)-dependent oxidoreductase, with amino-acid sequence MATRPAVIVTGGGSGIGQASVRRLLDQGWQVVAADRDPEALERTAASCADDGDRLSTALLDVTNEAMIDELVERTLRERGPVAGLVNSAGVGADATFLDTTAQMLRSVYEINLIGSFLVAKAVAKAMAQSGGGSIVNIGSVSGIAGNVGRAAYGASKAAITTLTKVMAVELAPLGIRVNIVAPGPIETPLVAAFHSKRMRQSWYRTVPMRRYGMPEEVAGAIAYLIDPDGSSYVTGQVIGVDGGFLAGGIID; translated from the coding sequence ATGGCGACGAGACCAGCGGTGATCGTGACAGGCGGCGGCTCAGGCATCGGCCAGGCGAGCGTCCGGCGCCTTCTCGACCAGGGCTGGCAGGTGGTCGCCGCCGACCGCGACCCTGAGGCGCTCGAGCGGACGGCGGCGAGTTGCGCCGATGATGGTGACAGGCTCTCGACGGCCCTGCTCGACGTCACCAACGAAGCCATGATCGACGAGCTGGTCGAACGCACCCTGCGGGAGCGCGGGCCGGTGGCAGGGCTGGTGAACTCGGCGGGTGTCGGCGCGGATGCGACGTTCCTCGATACAACCGCCCAGATGCTCCGCAGCGTCTACGAGATCAACCTGATCGGCTCGTTCCTGGTCGCCAAGGCCGTGGCCAAGGCGATGGCCCAGAGTGGCGGCGGGTCGATCGTCAACATTGGGAGCGTCTCGGGGATAGCAGGCAATGTCGGGCGCGCCGCGTATGGCGCCTCGAAGGCCGCGATCACCACGCTCACCAAGGTGATGGCGGTAGAACTCGCCCCGCTCGGCATCCGGGTCAACATCGTGGCACCGGGCCCGATCGAGACGCCGCTGGTCGCAGCTTTCCATAGCAAGCGCATGCGCCAGAGCTGGTACCGCACCGTGCCCATGCGCCGCTATGGCATGCCGGAAGAAGTCGCGGGCGCCATCGCCTACCTGATCGACCCCGACGGCTCCAGCTATGTCACCGGCCAGGTCATCGGAGTCGATGGAGGCTTCCTGGCAGGTGGCATCATCGACTGA
- a CDS encoding ABC transporter permease, which produces MAAALTPTRRAWGKRVLDRLTPTGLAVPAFLIAWSFLVIVPLLVIVMFSFFQVKSYRIVYEPSLATWETLIESGRWITAVRTLRIGITMTVIELLLAFPFALWLAKGCKSKTVKALIITLLTIPFFLDTSSRIIVWRSILGTNGFVNTVLMSSGLIDEPISWLLYSEFAVHFGMLGTYFPTMVFPIFMIMSLIDDDYIQASSDLGGSPGQTLLYVILPMSLPGVVAGVVFTLVPLMAAFTEPQMLGGGFVNLLGNSVNSALQELKYPTAAALSTVVVALLGLCLAALIMITRKRFDMSTMFQAIQR; this is translated from the coding sequence ATGGCGGCAGCGCTGACGCCGACGCGACGTGCATGGGGCAAGCGGGTGCTGGACCGCCTGACGCCTACCGGTCTGGCGGTGCCGGCCTTCCTGATTGCCTGGTCGTTCCTGGTCATCGTTCCGCTGCTCGTCATCGTGATGTTCAGCTTCTTCCAGGTGAAGTCGTACCGGATCGTCTACGAGCCCTCCCTTGCCACCTGGGAGACGCTGATCGAGTCCGGTCGCTGGATCACCGCCGTGCGGACCTTGCGGATCGGGATCACCATGACGGTGATCGAACTGCTGCTGGCGTTCCCCTTCGCGCTCTGGCTGGCCAAGGGCTGCAAGTCCAAGACCGTCAAGGCGCTGATCATCACCCTGCTCACGATCCCGTTCTTCCTGGATACCTCGTCGCGGATCATTGTCTGGCGGTCGATCCTGGGCACCAACGGCTTCGTGAACACCGTCCTGATGTCGTCGGGCCTGATCGACGAGCCGATCAGCTGGCTGCTCTACTCGGAGTTCGCCGTTCATTTCGGCATGCTCGGGACCTACTTCCCGACCATGGTCTTTCCGATCTTCATGATCATGTCGCTGATCGACGACGACTACATCCAGGCTAGCAGCGACCTTGGCGGCAGTCCGGGCCAGACCCTGCTCTACGTGATCCTGCCCATGTCGCTGCCGGGCGTGGTAGCCGGGGTGGTCTTCACCCTCGTGCCGCTGATGGCCGCCTTCACCGAGCCGCAGATGCTGGGTGGCGGGTTCGTCAACCTGCTGGGCAACTCGGTCAATTCGGCCCTGCAGGAACTGAAGTATCCCACGGCAGCGGCCCTCTCGACCGTCGTCGTGGCGCTGCTCGGCCTCTGCCTCGCCGCCCTGATCATGATCACCCGAAAGCGGTTCGACATGTCCACCATGTTCCAGGCGATCCAGCGATGA
- a CDS encoding aminotransferase: MLDDQALGERANYSLEDMDRNSLFHPLTSIATHMDKGPHIMGSAKGARLRDHSGNELVDCSGGLWCVNVGYGRPEIAEAAKQAILDLNYWHLFGSSSNEATIRLADKVLTLFHEQANARHLKRVFFGTSGSDANDTNYKLVRYYANLRGTPEKKKIISRQGGYHGLTAAAAALTGIPVYHKAWSLHSDDVIHTSCPHYFRFAHDGESEEAFCDRMIAEIEGIIEREGADKIGAFIAEPIMGTGGVLMPPKGYFAKLQPVLQKHDILLIADEVITGFGRTGHWFGTGLYDLKPDIVTLAKGITSAYFPVSASVVSDRIWNVLEGASAEFGPVMHGFTYSGHPVGAAVGLANLAIMENEGMVQNARMVGTYLRDGLQQRLAEHPFVGDVRGEGLMIGVEFTADRAKRRPFAPGTGAHRVAAAKAVEHKLMVRALPFIEVVSFSPPLCITKAECDMAIDRFASALNAATPELARLSALS, encoded by the coding sequence ATGCTGGATGATCAAGCGCTGGGCGAGCGTGCCAATTACTCCTTGGAAGACATGGACCGGAACAGCCTGTTCCATCCCCTGACGTCGATCGCCACGCACATGGACAAGGGCCCTCATATCATGGGCAGCGCCAAGGGCGCCCGCCTCCGTGATCACAGTGGCAACGAGTTGGTGGATTGCTCCGGCGGGCTCTGGTGCGTGAATGTCGGCTATGGCCGGCCCGAGATCGCCGAGGCCGCCAAGCAGGCCATCCTGGACCTGAACTACTGGCATCTGTTCGGCTCGTCCTCCAACGAGGCAACGATCCGGCTTGCCGACAAGGTGCTCACCCTGTTCCATGAACAGGCGAATGCCCGGCACCTGAAGCGCGTGTTCTTCGGCACCTCCGGATCCGATGCCAATGACACCAACTACAAGCTCGTCCGCTACTACGCCAACCTGCGCGGCACCCCTGAGAAGAAGAAGATCATTTCCCGCCAGGGAGGCTATCACGGCCTGACGGCGGCGGCGGCGGCGCTCACCGGCATTCCCGTCTACCACAAGGCGTGGAGCCTGCACTCGGACGACGTCATCCACACCAGTTGCCCGCATTACTTCCGCTTCGCCCATGACGGCGAGAGCGAGGAGGCATTCTGCGACCGGATGATCGCCGAGATCGAAGGGATCATCGAGCGCGAAGGGGCGGACAAGATCGGCGCGTTCATTGCCGAGCCCATCATGGGAACCGGCGGCGTCCTGATGCCCCCCAAGGGCTACTTCGCCAAGCTCCAGCCTGTGCTGCAGAAGCACGACATCCTGCTGATCGCCGACGAGGTGATCACCGGCTTTGGCCGCACGGGCCATTGGTTCGGCACCGGTCTCTACGATCTCAAGCCCGACATCGTGACCCTCGCCAAGGGTATCACCAGCGCCTACTTCCCGGTCTCCGCCTCGGTGGTGTCCGACAGGATCTGGAACGTCCTGGAAGGCGCCTCGGCTGAGTTCGGGCCGGTGATGCACGGCTTCACCTATTCCGGGCATCCGGTCGGTGCCGCCGTGGGACTGGCCAACCTCGCCATCATGGAGAACGAGGGGATGGTTCAGAATGCCCGCATGGTGGGAACCTATCTCCGTGACGGCCTCCAGCAGCGCCTGGCCGAGCATCCGTTTGTCGGAGATGTTCGCGGCGAGGGGTTGATGATCGGCGTGGAGTTCACTGCGGATCGTGCCAAGCGGCGCCCGTTCGCCCCCGGCACCGGTGCCCACCGTGTGGCCGCGGCCAAGGCGGTGGAACACAAGCTGATGGTCCGCGCCCTGCCGTTCATCGAGGTGGTGTCGTTCTCGCCGCCGCTCTGCATCACCAAGGCGGAGTGCGACATGGCAATCGACCGGTTCGCTAGCGCCCTGAATGCGGCGACCCCGGAACTTGCACGGCTGAGCGCCTTGTCCTGA